From Deferrisoma camini S3R1, the proteins below share one genomic window:
- a CDS encoding NAD(P)-dependent malic enzyme: MERFYDRPPSLYYRHKYQGLIGIQSKVPIRDTSVLSRLYTPGVGACCLAVASDENESFELTSRADSIALVTDASALYGIGRVPPEAALPMLEARAVSFKTFANIDAFPFAVRAGTPDDLTEIVRLLTPTFGGVVLDDIRAPDCFSVEYRLRRALPIPVFDSDQHATGIVVAAALKNALRVVGKRLDEVKIVIAGAGASGTGTTRRLLRLGARNIVLCDTRGALYPSRLEHMNWAKMLLARRTNPEGLRGPLEEVIRGADVFIGLSAPGVLTGDMVRTMADRPVVFALALPEPEIGPDEAEGAGAAVYASGTSVFPVQIRSSTVTPGFLRGCLDVRCADINTAMLNAAVDAVASLVHDDSLSSHHILPDPLDLLVGPAIAEAVARAAVDSGMAGTAPDPGAVAERLRVFLYEGDRAWYEMGPHARVRRGVGVEEESLDLHRKYHGCVEITPKIPIRDEHIFVGLYSPKAAVEPAREIMAEPGRVYDYTAKGNLVAVVSDGSAVLGFGNIGPWAALPVMEGKAILFKTFGGVEAFPLCLATQEVDEIVRAVEALAPAFGGVNLEDISAPRCFEVEAKLRERLDIPVFHDDQHGTAVVVLAGLLNALGLTGRSLGSARIVVNGAGAAALAVTRLLLDAGAENIVVCDRTGALYRGRKKGMNPYKATVAERTNLDRIKGPLGTAIRGADVFIGLSVAGALTPEMIRTMADDPVVFALANPVPEILPPEARQAGAAVVATGRSDFPNQVNNCLAFPGIFRGALDVRARQIDEAMKIAAAHAIAEAVAPDRLAPDHIIPDAMDFSVPPRVAEAVARAARETGMARLDMDPSEVGRRLTEYIYEAQMLGSEEEAAGDAACLLGGESPPKAATPDPARGERQGGPS, from the coding sequence ATGGAACGTTTCTACGACCGACCGCCCAGCCTGTACTACCGCCACAAGTACCAGGGGCTCATCGGGATCCAGTCCAAGGTGCCGATCCGTGACACCTCGGTGCTCTCGCGCCTCTACACCCCCGGCGTGGGGGCCTGCTGCCTGGCCGTGGCCTCCGACGAGAATGAGTCGTTCGAGCTCACCAGCCGGGCCGACAGCATCGCCCTCGTCACCGACGCCTCGGCCCTCTACGGCATCGGCCGGGTGCCCCCCGAGGCGGCCCTGCCCATGCTCGAGGCCCGGGCCGTGTCGTTCAAGACCTTCGCCAACATCGACGCCTTCCCCTTTGCCGTGCGGGCCGGCACCCCCGACGACCTGACCGAGATCGTCCGGCTCCTGACCCCAACCTTCGGAGGGGTGGTGCTGGACGACATCCGGGCTCCGGACTGCTTTTCCGTGGAGTACCGGCTTCGGCGGGCCCTGCCGATCCCGGTGTTCGACTCCGACCAGCACGCCACCGGCATCGTGGTGGCGGCGGCGCTGAAGAACGCCCTGCGGGTGGTGGGTAAGCGGCTGGACGAGGTGAAGATCGTGATCGCCGGAGCCGGGGCCTCGGGCACCGGCACCACCCGGCGGCTCCTGCGGCTGGGGGCGAGAAACATCGTGCTGTGCGACACCCGCGGGGCCCTGTACCCGAGCCGCCTCGAGCACATGAACTGGGCCAAGATGCTGCTGGCCCGGCGCACGAACCCCGAGGGCCTGCGGGGCCCGCTGGAGGAGGTCATCCGGGGCGCCGACGTGTTCATCGGGCTGTCGGCACCCGGGGTGCTCACCGGCGACATGGTCCGGACCATGGCGGACCGGCCGGTGGTGTTCGCGCTGGCCCTGCCCGAGCCCGAGATCGGCCCGGACGAGGCCGAGGGGGCCGGCGCGGCCGTGTACGCCTCGGGCACCAGCGTGTTCCCGGTGCAGATCCGGTCGTCCACCGTCACCCCCGGGTTCCTGCGCGGGTGCCTGGACGTGCGGTGCGCCGACATCAACACGGCCATGCTCAACGCGGCCGTGGACGCGGTGGCCAGCCTGGTCCACGACGACAGCCTGTCGTCCCACCACATCCTACCCGACCCCCTGGACCTGCTCGTGGGCCCCGCCATCGCCGAGGCCGTGGCCCGGGCCGCCGTGGACTCCGGCATGGCCGGCACCGCGCCCGATCCCGGCGCCGTGGCGGAGCGGCTCCGGGTCTTCCTCTACGAGGGGGATCGGGCCTGGTACGAGATGGGTCCCCACGCCCGCGTGCGTCGGGGCGTCGGGGTGGAGGAGGAGTCTTTGGACCTCCACCGCAAGTACCACGGCTGTGTGGAGATCACCCCCAAGATCCCCATCCGCGACGAGCACATCTTCGTGGGCCTGTACTCCCCCAAGGCAGCCGTGGAGCCCGCCCGGGAGATCATGGCCGAACCCGGCCGGGTGTACGACTACACCGCCAAGGGGAACCTGGTGGCCGTGGTGTCCGACGGCTCGGCCGTGCTCGGGTTCGGAAACATCGGCCCGTGGGCCGCGCTGCCGGTCATGGAGGGGAAGGCCATCCTGTTCAAGACCTTCGGGGGAGTCGAAGCGTTCCCCCTGTGCCTGGCCACCCAGGAGGTGGACGAGATCGTCCGGGCCGTGGAGGCCCTGGCCCCGGCGTTCGGGGGGGTCAACCTGGAGGACATCTCCGCCCCCCGGTGCTTCGAGGTGGAGGCAAAGCTCCGGGAGCGGCTGGACATTCCGGTGTTCCACGACGACCAGCACGGCACGGCCGTGGTCGTGCTGGCCGGGCTGCTGAACGCCCTGGGGCTGACCGGCCGCAGCCTCGGTTCGGCCCGCATCGTGGTGAACGGCGCGGGCGCCGCCGCCCTGGCCGTGACCCGGCTCCTGCTGGACGCGGGGGCGGAGAACATCGTGGTGTGCGACCGCACCGGCGCCCTGTACCGGGGCCGCAAGAAAGGGATGAATCCCTACAAGGCCACCGTGGCCGAGCGGACCAACCTCGACCGGATCAAGGGCCCCTTGGGCACCGCGATCCGGGGGGCCGACGTGTTCATCGGGCTGTCGGTGGCCGGGGCCCTCACCCCCGAGATGATCCGCACCATGGCCGACGACCCCGTGGTGTTCGCCCTGGCCAACCCCGTGCCCGAGATCCTGCCCCCCGAGGCCCGGCAGGCCGGGGCAGCGGTGGTGGCCACCGGCCGCAGCGACTTTCCCAACCAGGTGAACAACTGCCTGGCGTTTCCCGGCATCTTCCGGGGGGCCCTGGACGTCAGGGCCCGCCAGATCGACGAGGCCATGAAGATCGCCGCGGCCCACGCCATCGCCGAGGCCGTGGCCCCGGACCGGCTGGCTCCGGACCACATCATCCCCGACGCCATGGACTTCTCGGTGCCCCCCCGGGTGGCCGAGGCCGTGGCCCGGGCCGCCCGGGAGACCGGGATGGCCCGGCTCGACATGGACCCGTCCGAGGTGGGCCGACGGCTCACGGAGTACATCTACGAGGCCCAGATGCTGGGCAGCGAGGAGGAGGCGGCCGGCGATGCCGCGTGCCTCTTGGGAGGGGAGTCCCCCCCGAAGGCCGCGACACCGGACCCCGCCCGTGGGGAAAGACAAGGAGGCCCGTCATGA
- a CDS encoding M48 family metallopeptidase — translation MTARRARGVLGRYRIAAAWLMLSLAGCAVNPVTGRQQFVLMSEEQERRMGEDAYPVYTQMSEGEFPDPGLQRYVAEVGKRLAALSHRPNLDYEFNVVNASEINAYALPGGKISITRGLLTRMENEAQLAAVLGHEIGHVAARHQAAGYTRQVLAGVLTTVGVVALETARVQGGDLLAQGGLLATNLVLMKYSRDQERQADELGMEYMTAAGYNPEGMVQVMEILKATRDREPSAVEALFLSHPLTSERLARAREEAEFQPRRLKTPERLRAEPFRKATAGLRKVAPAYAKMDEGRKALAKGKAEEALRLLREATDMAPEHALIWAFRAAAEAKAKQTKEALDSAERAVSLAPNLFRARFTAGVVAFEAGEHDRSLEHLAAAEKLVPGQPAVAFFRGRNYEARGDRDAAAREYVKVLKKVRKGPMAKYCFQRLSEWGYIRTRG, via the coding sequence ATGACGGCACGACGAGCACGGGGGGTCCTCGGACGGTATCGGATCGCGGCGGCGTGGCTCATGCTCTCGCTTGCGGGGTGTGCCGTCAACCCGGTGACGGGTCGGCAGCAGTTCGTGCTCATGAGCGAGGAGCAGGAGCGGAGGATGGGCGAGGATGCCTATCCGGTGTACACCCAGATGTCCGAGGGGGAGTTCCCCGATCCCGGACTCCAGCGGTACGTGGCCGAGGTGGGCAAGCGGCTGGCGGCCCTGAGTCACCGGCCGAACCTGGACTACGAGTTCAACGTGGTCAACGCTTCCGAGATCAACGCTTACGCCCTGCCCGGGGGGAAGATCTCGATCACCCGAGGGCTGCTGACCCGCATGGAGAACGAAGCCCAGTTGGCCGCCGTGCTGGGGCACGAGATCGGCCACGTGGCGGCCCGGCACCAGGCGGCCGGGTACACCCGGCAGGTGCTGGCCGGGGTGCTGACCACGGTGGGGGTGGTGGCGCTGGAGACGGCGAGGGTGCAGGGGGGGGATCTCCTTGCCCAGGGAGGGCTGCTCGCCACGAACCTGGTGCTGATGAAGTACAGCCGGGATCAGGAGCGTCAGGCCGACGAGCTGGGCATGGAGTACATGACCGCCGCGGGGTACAACCCCGAGGGCATGGTCCAGGTCATGGAGATCCTGAAGGCCACCCGCGACCGGGAGCCCTCGGCCGTGGAGGCGTTGTTCCTGAGCCACCCCCTGACCTCGGAGCGCCTGGCCCGGGCGCGGGAGGAGGCCGAGTTCCAGCCGAGGCGGCTCAAGACCCCGGAGCGGCTGCGGGCGGAGCCGTTCCGGAAGGCCACGGCCGGGCTTCGGAAGGTGGCGCCGGCCTACGCGAAGATGGACGAGGGAAGGAAGGCCCTGGCCAAGGGAAAGGCCGAGGAGGCCCTGCGCCTGCTGCGGGAGGCCACCGACATGGCCCCCGAGCACGCGCTGATCTGGGCGTTCCGGGCGGCGGCCGAGGCCAAGGCCAAGCAGACGAAAGAGGCCCTGGACTCGGCCGAGCGGGCCGTGTCGTTGGCGCCGAACCTGTTCCGGGCCCGGTTCACCGCGGGGGTGGTGGCGTTCGAGGCGGGCGAGCACGACCGCAGCCTCGAGCACCTGGCCGCGGCCGAGAAGCTCGTTCCGGGACAACCCGCGGTGGCGTTCTTCCGGGGCCGGAACTACGAGGCCCGGGGCGACCGGGACGCGGCGGCCCGGGAGTACGTGAAGGTTCTCAAGAAGGTGCGCAAGGGACCGATGGCCAAGTACTGCTTCCAGCGGCTGTCGGAGTGGGGGTACATCCGCACCCGGGGGTAG
- the dapF gene encoding diaminopimelate epimerase, with amino-acid sequence MPFVKMHGLGNDFVVVDCRRRDWGDWGRLAPAMAHRRFGIGCDQVLLVRTSDRADLRMDIYNADGSRAEMCGNGIRCFAVYARDRLGWSGESLRVETLAGIVVPRFVGAQVEVDMGRPAFDAERIPVSASGPVREHPLPMDGPDAKVTCVSMGNPHAVVFVEDADAYPVAEMGPRIESHPLFPNRTNVEFVQVLSPDRLRMRVWERGAGETLACGTGASAAVVAAHWTGRTGPEAVVVMDGGELRVRWDKESGHVFLTGPAVTVFEGEFLAPGAS; translated from the coding sequence ATCCCGTTCGTGAAGATGCACGGCCTGGGCAACGACTTCGTGGTGGTGGACTGCCGCCGGCGGGACTGGGGGGACTGGGGGCGGCTCGCCCCGGCCATGGCCCACCGCCGGTTCGGGATCGGGTGCGACCAGGTGCTGCTGGTGCGGACCTCGGACCGGGCCGACCTCCGGATGGACATCTACAACGCCGACGGTTCCCGGGCCGAGATGTGCGGAAACGGCATCCGCTGCTTCGCCGTGTACGCGCGCGACCGCCTGGGATGGTCGGGCGAGAGCCTGCGGGTGGAGACCCTGGCCGGGATCGTGGTTCCCCGGTTCGTGGGGGCCCAAGTGGAGGTGGACATGGGCCGGCCCGCGTTCGACGCCGAGCGGATCCCGGTGTCCGCCTCGGGCCCCGTGAGGGAGCACCCGCTGCCCATGGACGGCCCCGACGCCAAGGTGACCTGCGTCTCCATGGGAAACCCCCACGCCGTGGTGTTCGTGGAGGACGCCGACGCCTACCCCGTGGCCGAGATGGGGCCGCGCATCGAGAGCCACCCGCTCTTTCCCAACCGCACCAACGTGGAGTTCGTGCAGGTGCTCTCGCCCGATCGGCTGCGGATGCGGGTCTGGGAGCGGGGCGCGGGCGAGACCCTGGCCTGCGGCACCGGCGCCTCGGCCGCGGTGGTGGCAGCCCACTGGACCGGACGGACCGGCCCGGAGGCGGTGGTGGTCATGGACGGGGGCGAGCTCCGGGTACGTTGGGACAAGGAGAGCGGCCACGTGTTCCTGACCGGCCCGGCCGTGACCGTGTTCGAGGGGGAGTTTCTCGCACCCGGGGCTTCTTGA